The window GGCAGAACGATGTCCGGTTCCCGCTATTGGTCCAACGGATTTCGGTGGTGCACCCAGCGGCCGAGCAAATGATGGGCAATCGCGAACGGATGCGGGCCGGCCAGGCCGTCGGGATGCTGGCGCTTGAGCATCAGCGTCGCCTCGGCATGGTCGAACCAGCGTGCGTCCTCGAGCTCAGTGCGGTCGACCACGATGTCCTCGTTGGTCGCACGCGCGGTGCAGCCGATCATCAGCGATGACGGATAGGGCCAGGGCTGCGTCATGTAATAATTGACGTCGGTGCAGCGGATGCCGGACTCCTCGAAAATCTCGCGCCTGACCGCGTCCTCGATGGTCTCGGCGGCTTCGACGAAGCCGGCGAGGCAGGAATACATCCCGGGCATGAACTGCTTCTGCCGGCCGAGCAGCACCTTGTCGCCCGACGTGACCAGCATGATCACGACCGGATCGGTGCGGGGAAAGTGCTCGGCCTTGCAGCTCGGGCATTCGCGCTTCCAGCCGCCATCCTTCATCGCCGTACGGGCGCCGCAGTTCGGACAGAAGCCGTGGCGCTGGTGCCAGGTCACCATCGATTTCGCCATCGCGATGGCCGACAGTTGTTCCGGCGGCACCACGCCCTGCATCGCCATGCCGCGCAATTCGGTGATCGCGACGTCACTGCGCCCGACCAGCTTCTCGGCCGCCTGCGGCGCGATCCCCATGCCGAAGATCGGCGCAGCATCGCGTAGCCCCAGGAAGATCGTGCCGGGATTGGCGCCAAAGGCGCGGGCCTCCTCCAGCGAGAGCAGGGCGCGGGCGCCGCCTTCCTCCTGCTTCACGACCAGCGAGTCGCGATAGATCACATAGGCTCTGGCCTCGCGATGGCCCTCCAGCGCGAACAGCTTCTCGTCATTGCTGCGCAGATGCGCGGCGCGGTCCAGCACATGGGTGACGAAGGCCGGCTGGCCGAGCGGAAAAGAATCGGATGCAGACATCGAAAATCAACCCAACCAGATCTTGCGGCGAAGCGCACTGATGAAATTCTGCACTTCCTCGGCGTCATGCGCCAGCGGCGGCATCACGCCCCAAACGGGACGCGGCCATGCAGCGTCGCTGGTGCGGCGCGCGATGACGTGGACGTGGAGCTGCGGGACGAGGTTGCCGAGGGCGGCGACATTCAGCTTGTCGCACTTGGTGACCTCTTTCAGGGCCCGCGAGACGCGGGTGATCTCCGTCATCAGCTGCGCCTGCTCGACCTCGTCGAGGTCGATGATCTCGACCGCGCCGTCGCGCCGCGGCACCAGCAGCAGCCAGGGATAGTGCGCATCCTTGATGACGAGCACCTTGCACAGCGGCAGGTCGCCGATGTCGATGGTGTCTTTCTTGAGCTGCGAATGCAGCGACCAGTTGGAGGCGGGCATGAGGCGCAAGTAATGCCTTTCCGTGTTCCCAGACAAGCCCCACAAAGCCCGGTCAGGCCGCTTGCTTTCCGGCGGTTTTGGCCCCAAATAGGGACCGGGAGATTGGCGGTGGACGAGCCACTCGCCAACCGGGTCAGGTCCGGAAGGAAGCAGCCCTAACGAGGTCCGGATCGGGTCGCTCGTCAGTCTCCTACCTGTTTTTCCGAGCGAATCGCGCTGGAACGGCGGTCTCCGCGCCCGGCGCTTGATTTCGGCTCCTATCCGCACGCCGGTTGACGAGACAATTCCCAAGTTGCGGATCGATGCATGAATGACGCTGGCGACCCCTCCCAACCGTCCGACGGCGCAGGCAAAGCAAGCCTTGACGGCGGTTTTGATTTGGGTGGCGCGCCTGATACGGCCAAGCCGTACCGCGTTCTCGCCCGCAAATACCGTCCCTCCAGCTTCGAGGATCTGATCGGCCAGGAGGCCATGGTGCGCACCGTCTCGAACGCGTTCGAGACCGGGCGGATTCCGCAGGCCTGGATTCTGACCGGCGTCCGCGGGGTCGGCAAGACCACCACCGCGCGCATCCTCGCCCGTGCCTTGAACTACGCGAAGCCGGACGGCTCGGTGAAGGGGCCGACTATCCACATGCCCGACCTCGGCGTGCACTGCCAGGCGATCATGGAAAGCCGGCACATGGACGTGCTGGAGATGGACGCGGCCTCGCACACCGGCGTCGACGATGTCCGCCAGATCAACGACAGCGTGCGCTATGCGCCGGCCAGCGCGCGCTACAAGGTCTACATCATCGACGAAGTCCACATGCTGTCGACGGCGGCCTTCAACGCCTTCCTGAAGACGCTGGAGGAGCCGCCGGAGCACGCCAAGTTCGTGTTCGCCACCACCGAAATCCGCAAGGTTCCGATCACGGTGCTGTCGCGCTGCCAGCGCTTCGATCTGCGCCGGGTCGAGGCAGACGTGCTGATGAAGCATCTCGGCAACATCGCGGCCAAGGAAGGCGTCGAGGTCGAGCCCGAGGCGCTCGGCATCATCGCGCGCGCCGCCGAAGGTTCGGTGCGCGATTCGCTGTCGCTGTTCGACCAGGCGATCGCGCATGCCGCAGGCCTCGTGAAGGCCGACGCGGTCAGGCAGATGCTCGGCCTCGCCGACCGCACCCGGGTCATCGATCTCTTCGATTCGCTGGCGCGCGGCGATCTCGCCGGCGCCTTCGCCGAATTCCGCGCGCAATATGATGTCGGCGCCGATCCGGTGGTGGTGCTGTCCGATCTTGCCGAGTTCGTCAATTTCGTCACCCGCGTGAAGTTCGTGCCGGGAACCGCGGACAACGTCGCGTTCGGCGAGACCGAGCGGGTGCGCGCGCGTGAATTCGCCGCAAAACTGTCGACGCGGGTGCTGTCGCGGATGTGGCAGATGCTGCTCAAGGGTATCGCCGAGGTGCAGACCGCGACGCGGCCTGCCGCTGCCGCCGAGATGGTGCTGGTGCGGATCGCCTATGTCGCCGACCTGCCGACGCCGGATGAAGCGATCCGGATGATGATCGAGCAGAATGGCGGCGGCGCGGCGCCCGCGACGTCGGGCTCCGCCGCATCGTCAGCGCCACGCGGCGCGCCGGCCTCGACGATGTCTGCCATGCCGTCGGCGCGGGCACCGCAGGGCGCGCCGCGCGCCGATCTCGCCGCGCGTCCGCAGATGGCGGCCCCAGTCGCCGATGCCGCGCCGGCGCTGCGCATCACCAGCTTTCCGCAGCTGATCGCGCTCGCCGGCGAGAAGCGCGATATCATGACCAAGAGCGCGCTGGAGGCCGATGTGCGGCTGGTGCGCATCGAGGATGGCCAGCTCGAGATCGCGCTCGAGCCGAAGGCACAGCGCGCGCTCGTCACCGATCTGTCGCGCAAGCTCGAACTATGGACCGGGCGGCGCTGGACCGTGATCATCTCCAACGCGGCCGGCCAGCCCACCGTGCGTTCGCAGAACGAATTGGCGCGCAGCGAGCATCAGCGTGCCGCGGAGGCCGATCCGCGCGTGCAGGAAGTACTGGCGCGCTTCCCCGGCACCAAGGTGGTCGAGGTCCGCCGCCTTGCCGCCGAGGTTCCGGTGGCGGATGCGACCGGCGAAGACCCGATTGAAACTTCCGACAGCGACGACGATTGATCTGACGATAGGAACGCACGCATGGCTGATTTTCTCGGCATGATGAAGCAGGCAGCGCAGCTGCAATCCAAGATGCAGGCGATGCAGGAAGAGCTCGGCAATGTCGAGGTCGAGGGCATCTCCGGCGGCGGCCTGGTCGCCGTGCGCATGACCGCGAAGATGGAAGTGAAGGGCATCAAGATCGATCCGTCGCTGATGAAGCCGGAGGAGCGCGAGGTGCTCGAGGATCTGCTGGTCACCGCGCTGGGCGACGCGCGTCGCAAGGCCGAGACCGCGATGCAGGAGAAGATGATGGCACTTACCGGTGGGCTCGGCCTGCCGCCGGGATTTGGTCCGACCTAAATGGCTGCGAGCGTTGCCGGCCCCGAGATTGAACGCCTGATCCAGTTGCTGGCGCGGCTGCCCGGGCTCGGGCCCCGTTCGGCGCGGCGCGCGGCACTGCATTTGATCAAGAAGCGCGAGGCCCTGATGACGCCGCTGACCGCGGCGCTGCAGGTCGCGATCGACAAGATCCAGGTCTGCAAGACCTGCGGAAACATCGATACACAGAACCCCTGCACGGTCTGCACCGATCCGCGCCGCGATCCCTCGATCATCGTCGTGGTCGCCGATGTCGCCGATCTCTGGGCGCTGGAACGTGCCAATGCGACCAATGGACGCTATCACGTGCTCGGCGCAACGCTGTCGCCGCTCGACGGTGTCGGCCCGCAGGATCTCACCATCGATCAGCTGGTGGCGCGCGCGCATGCGCCCGAGGTCAGCGAGATCATTCTGGCGCTCAATGCGACCGTCGATGGCCAGACCACCGCGCATTACATTACCGACCTCTTGTCGGAGGCCAATGTGCGGGTGACGCGTCTGGCGCATGGCGTGCCGGTCGGCGGAGAGCTTGATTACCTCGACGAAGGTACGCTATCGGCTGCGATGCGGCAGCGGACGCTGTTCTAGCGCGCGCTCGAAAGCCGGACGCAACGGCGTTTGCCGGTCGATCCTTCATAAGTCGAAAAGATCGCACTGAAACAAAACGATAGGGTGGATGACGTTTCGGGGACGGTCATCCACGCTCTGACGAATCAAGTACGGAACCACTGCAAATGACGACACACCGATTCGGCGTACGCCTGGGCGTTGCGCTTCTGGCGGTCACCTTCGCCGCGCCCTGTGCGATCGCGCAGCAGAGCGACGCGCCGCAGAAGCCCGGCAAGATGATCCGGGCCGGCGACGTGCTGTCGGGGGAACTCGGCGTAATGAAGGTGCGCGACACCAAGAATCGCGGCAAGCGCGTCGCGACCTACCAGATCACCAGCGAGCCGCGCCGCCTGCCGCCGCCGAACGGTCTCTGCAACCTCGAAACCGGGCCGGAAACTTTTCAGCTGATTCCGACCAACGACGCCCAGGCCGCGCAGCTCAAGAGCCTCTCCGGCAAGGCCATCTCGGTGAAGGTCGACGAGATCGCCTGCGCAAAGGATGCCGGCGAGATGAGCGAAGCCATCGTCACCAAGTGGAGCGTGGTGGCGAAGTAAACTGTCATCGCCCGGCTTGCGGCCTTCGCTGAAGCTTCGGCGCGCCAATGATCGCGGCCTCGTCGAAGCCTTGGCGTAGACGGGACCGGGCGATCCAGTACGCCGCGGCCTTTCCATCGAAGCAACGGGCGTCTCTGGAATACTGGGTCACCCGCCTTCGCGGGTGACGACAGTGGAGGACTAAACCTTCACCGGCCCCAGCTCATCGAAATGCCCGCGCCGCTGCAGCCAGGCGAGCAGGATCAGGCTCGGGATCGCGACCAGCACGCAGATCACGAAGAACATTTGCCAGCCGACGGCCTTGGCGACATAGCCAGCGCCCGATGACAGATAGGTGCGGCCGACCGCCGCGAGCGCCGTGAGCAGCGCGTACTGGGTCGCGGTGTGCAGCGGATTGCGGCACAGGGCCGAGAGGTAGGCGACGAAGATCACGGTGCCGATGGCGCTGGTGAAATTCTCCGCCGTGATCGCAAGCGCAAGCGCCCATTGATCGACGCCGACATGCGCGAGCCAGGAGAACGAGAGGTTGGCGACCGCCTGCAGCACGCCGCCGATCCAGAGGCTGGTCGCGAGCGAATAGCGCCGCGCCACGAAGCCGCCGGCAAAGCCGCCGATCAAGGTCGCCGCAAGGCCGACGCCCTTCACGATCGCCGCGTAATCGACCTTGGAAAAGCCGATGTCGATCACGAACGGTGCGGTCATGGTGCCCGAGAAGGCGTCGGTGAACTTGAACAGCACCACGAAGGCGAGCGCCGCGAGTGCGTCCTTGCGGCTGAGGAATTCGGAGAATGCGCCGAGCGCCGCGTGCAAGACGCGTTCGGCTGCGGTCTGCGCATGCGTGGCCGCCTCTGCGCCTTTCGATTGCGCCGGCTCGGTCGCAGCAAGTGCGGTGACGATGCCGATCACGACCAGCGCGGCCATCACCACATAGCCCCACATCCACGCCGACGGTCGCGCGACGCCGGCGGTTTCGAAACCGCTGACGATGAACAGCG of the Bradyrhizobium quebecense genome contains:
- the nudC gene encoding NAD(+) diphosphatase is translated as MSASDSFPLGQPAFVTHVLDRAAHLRSNDEKLFALEGHREARAYVIYRDSLVVKQEEGGARALLSLEEARAFGANPGTIFLGLRDAAPIFGMGIAPQAAEKLVGRSDVAITELRGMAMQGVVPPEQLSAIAMAKSMVTWHQRHGFCPNCGARTAMKDGGWKRECPSCKAEHFPRTDPVVIMLVTSGDKVLLGRQKQFMPGMYSCLAGFVEAAETIEDAVRREIFEESGIRCTDVNYYMTQPWPYPSSLMIGCTARATNEDIVVDRTELEDARWFDHAEATLMLKRQHPDGLAGPHPFAIAHHLLGRWVHHRNPLDQ
- a CDS encoding HIT domain-containing protein → MPASNWSLHSQLKKDTIDIGDLPLCKVLVIKDAHYPWLLLVPRRDGAVEIIDLDEVEQAQLMTEITRVSRALKEVTKCDKLNVAALGNLVPQLHVHVIARRTSDAAWPRPVWGVMPPLAHDAEEVQNFISALRRKIWLG
- a CDS encoding DNA polymerase III subunit gamma/tau, which encodes MNDAGDPSQPSDGAGKASLDGGFDLGGAPDTAKPYRVLARKYRPSSFEDLIGQEAMVRTVSNAFETGRIPQAWILTGVRGVGKTTTARILARALNYAKPDGSVKGPTIHMPDLGVHCQAIMESRHMDVLEMDAASHTGVDDVRQINDSVRYAPASARYKVYIIDEVHMLSTAAFNAFLKTLEEPPEHAKFVFATTEIRKVPITVLSRCQRFDLRRVEADVLMKHLGNIAAKEGVEVEPEALGIIARAAEGSVRDSLSLFDQAIAHAAGLVKADAVRQMLGLADRTRVIDLFDSLARGDLAGAFAEFRAQYDVGADPVVVLSDLAEFVNFVTRVKFVPGTADNVAFGETERVRAREFAAKLSTRVLSRMWQMLLKGIAEVQTATRPAAAAEMVLVRIAYVADLPTPDEAIRMMIEQNGGGAAPATSGSAASSAPRGAPASTMSAMPSARAPQGAPRADLAARPQMAAPVADAAPALRITSFPQLIALAGEKRDIMTKSALEADVRLVRIEDGQLEIALEPKAQRALVTDLSRKLELWTGRRWTVIISNAAGQPTVRSQNELARSEHQRAAEADPRVQEVLARFPGTKVVEVRRLAAEVPVADATGEDPIETSDSDDD
- a CDS encoding YbaB/EbfC family nucleoid-associated protein, with protein sequence MADFLGMMKQAAQLQSKMQAMQEELGNVEVEGISGGGLVAVRMTAKMEVKGIKIDPSLMKPEEREVLEDLLVTALGDARRKAETAMQEKMMALTGGLGLPPGFGPT
- the recR gene encoding recombination mediator RecR, whose translation is MAASVAGPEIERLIQLLARLPGLGPRSARRAALHLIKKREALMTPLTAALQVAIDKIQVCKTCGNIDTQNPCTVCTDPRRDPSIIVVVADVADLWALERANATNGRYHVLGATLSPLDGVGPQDLTIDQLVARAHAPEVSEIILALNATVDGQTTAHYITDLLSEANVRVTRLAHGVPVGGELDYLDEGTLSAAMRQRTLF
- a CDS encoding AmpG family muropeptide MFS transporter, which produces MTAPEATSDTIAKPVPTSWRDSFAVYLQPRVLIVLLLGFSSGLPLALSGSTLQVWMKEAGVDLGTIGLLALIGTPYTLKFLWAPLVDALHVPLFTQVFGRRRGWLLLSQLLLIATILVLALADPARSPWFAAFAALLVATASSTQDIVVDAFRVESLPESEQAAGMASYVAAYRIGMLVSTAGALFIVSGFETAGVARPSAWMWGYVVMAALVVIGIVTALAATEPAQSKGAEAATHAQTAAERVLHAALGAFSEFLSRKDALAALAFVVLFKFTDAFSGTMTAPFVIDIGFSKVDYAAIVKGVGLAATLIGGFAGGFVARRYSLATSLWIGGVLQAVANLSFSWLAHVGVDQWALALAITAENFTSAIGTVIFVAYLSALCRNPLHTATQYALLTALAAVGRTYLSSGAGYVAKAVGWQMFFVICVLVAIPSLILLAWLQRRGHFDELGPVKV